A genome region from Arachis duranensis cultivar V14167 chromosome 6, aradu.V14167.gnm2.J7QH, whole genome shotgun sequence includes the following:
- the LOC107493353 gene encoding serine/arginine-rich splicing factor RS2Z32 isoform X1 translates to MPRYEDKYGNTRLYVGRLASRTRSRDLERVFSRYGRVRDVDMKHDYAFVEFSDPRDADDARYNLDGRDVDGSRIIVEFAKGVPRGSREYLGRGPPPGTGRCFNCGIDGHWARDCKAGDWKNKCYRCGERGHIEKNCKNSPKKLSRRGRSYSRSPVRSRSPVRSRSPRRGRSRDRSYTPERSYSRSRSPVRGDRSPVRDRSESPRSRSPEPKGSPQPSKARKHSPSPDEGSPQKRGDASPGNERMVTQQDGSDYSDGPRGKSRSPASPAGDDSPKANGRSRSPSPRDDDRSPIDDEEDNQRNLPRGSESP, encoded by the exons ATGCCTCGCTATGAAGATAAATACGGCAACACACGCCTCTATGTTGGTCGATTGGCTTCAAGGACGCGTTCCCGTGATCTGGAGCGAGTTTTCAGCCGATATGGAAG AGTTCGAGATGTGGATATGAAGCATGATTACGCCTTTGTT GAATTCAGCGATCCTAGAGATGCTGATGATGCAAGATACAACTTGGATGGCCGTGATGTTGATGGAAGTCGTATTATTGTGGAATTTGCGAAAGGG GTTCCTCGTGGTTCCCGTGAATATTTGGGTCGTGGTCCTCCTCCTGGAACTGGGCGTTGCTTTAACTGTGGTATTGATGGCCATTGGGCCCGAGATTGCAAAGCTGGAGACTGGAAGAACAAGTGTTATCGTTGTGGTGAGAGGGGTCATATAGAAAAAAACTGCAAGAACAGTCCCAAAAAGCTGAG TAGACGTGGGCGTAGTTATTCCCGCTCTCCGGTCAGGTCACGTTCCCCAGTCAGGTCACGCTCTCCTCGTCGTGGCAGAAGCAGGGACAGGAGTTACACCCCAGAACGCAGTTACAG TCGATCAAGATCCCCAGTTAGGGGGGATCGAAGCCCAGTTCGTGATAGATCAGAGAGCCCACGCTCTAGAAGCCCTGAACCCAAAGGTAGCCCTCAGCCCTCGAAGGCAAGGAAGCATAGTCCATCACCTGATGAAGGGAGTCCACAGAAGAGAGGTGATGCATCTCCTGGCAATGAGAGGATGGTTACACAGCAAGATGGATCTGATTACAGTGATGGCCCCAGAGGAAAGAGCAGAAGCCCCGCTAGTCCAGCAGGGGATGACAGCCCAAAGGCTAATGGTCGCAGCCGCAGTCCTAGTCCCAGAGATGATGACAGAAGCCCCATTGATGACGAAGAAGACAACCAGCGTAATCTACCAAGAGGCAGTGAGTCCCCTTAA
- the LOC107493353 gene encoding serine/arginine-rich splicing factor RS2Z32 isoform X2, translated as MPRYEDKYGNTRLYVGRLASRTRSRDLERVFSRYGRVRDVDMKHDYAFVEFSDPRDADDARYNLDGRDVDGSRIIVEFAKGVPRGSREYLGRGPPPGTGRCFNCGIDGHWARDCKAGDWKNKCYRCGERGHIEKNCKNSPKKLRRGRSYSRSPVRSRSPVRSRSPRRGRSRDRSYTPERSYSRSRSPVRGDRSPVRDRSESPRSRSPEPKGSPQPSKARKHSPSPDEGSPQKRGDASPGNERMVTQQDGSDYSDGPRGKSRSPASPAGDDSPKANGRSRSPSPRDDDRSPIDDEEDNQRNLPRGSESP; from the exons ATGCCTCGCTATGAAGATAAATACGGCAACACACGCCTCTATGTTGGTCGATTGGCTTCAAGGACGCGTTCCCGTGATCTGGAGCGAGTTTTCAGCCGATATGGAAG AGTTCGAGATGTGGATATGAAGCATGATTACGCCTTTGTT GAATTCAGCGATCCTAGAGATGCTGATGATGCAAGATACAACTTGGATGGCCGTGATGTTGATGGAAGTCGTATTATTGTGGAATTTGCGAAAGGG GTTCCTCGTGGTTCCCGTGAATATTTGGGTCGTGGTCCTCCTCCTGGAACTGGGCGTTGCTTTAACTGTGGTATTGATGGCCATTGGGCCCGAGATTGCAAAGCTGGAGACTGGAAGAACAAGTGTTATCGTTGTGGTGAGAGGGGTCATATAGAAAAAAACTGCAAGAACAGTCCCAAAAAGCTGAG ACGTGGGCGTAGTTATTCCCGCTCTCCGGTCAGGTCACGTTCCCCAGTCAGGTCACGCTCTCCTCGTCGTGGCAGAAGCAGGGACAGGAGTTACACCCCAGAACGCAGTTACAG TCGATCAAGATCCCCAGTTAGGGGGGATCGAAGCCCAGTTCGTGATAGATCAGAGAGCCCACGCTCTAGAAGCCCTGAACCCAAAGGTAGCCCTCAGCCCTCGAAGGCAAGGAAGCATAGTCCATCACCTGATGAAGGGAGTCCACAGAAGAGAGGTGATGCATCTCCTGGCAATGAGAGGATGGTTACACAGCAAGATGGATCTGATTACAGTGATGGCCCCAGAGGAAAGAGCAGAAGCCCCGCTAGTCCAGCAGGGGATGACAGCCCAAAGGCTAATGGTCGCAGCCGCAGTCCTAGTCCCAGAGATGATGACAGAAGCCCCATTGATGACGAAGAAGACAACCAGCGTAATCTACCAAGAGGCAGTGAGTCCCCTTAA
- the LOC107493352 gene encoding uncharacterized protein LOC107493352, whose translation MSVSHLLVFFFAYFPGLVFSAVVTLSSIEIFTTHEWLKFTPTVYFKCNGENKTVLPDVKKKNVIYVFRGEESWQPLTNFSSKKCKRCGLYEEDKILADDVFDEWELCPSDFTAPLGKYEYISDKEFNASFLCPDCLPLSGVSTASPPVANDENLRKEKPARQRKNVAVIVVVSVLGSAILIVAAVGAFKFWQKRKREQDQARFLKLFEEGDDIEDELHLDHII comes from the exons ATGTCGGTTTCTCACCTCCTTGTATTCTTTTTCGCCTATTTTCCAG GATTGGTCTTTTCTGCGGTTGTGACGCTGAGTTCCATTGAGATATTCACAACGCATGAGTGGCTGAAATTCACCCCAACTGTGTATTTCAAATGCAACGGAGAGAACAAGACTGTGTTGCCTGATGTCAAGAAAAAGAATGTCATCTATGTCTTCAGGGGTGAAGAGTCTTGGCAG CCATTGACTAATTTTTCGAGCAAAAAATGCAAGCGATGCGGACTGTATGAGGAAGACAAAATTCTTGCAGATGATGTGTTTGATGAGTGGGAGCTTTGTCCTTCCGATTTCACTGCTCCTCTTGGCAAATATGAGTATATCAGTGATAAAGAGTTTAATGCTAGCTTTTTGTGCCCGGATTGCTTACCTTTGTCTGGCG TTTCTACTGCCTCTCCACCTGTCGCGAATGATGAAAATTTGCGAAAAGAAAAGCCTGCGAGACAAAGGAAGAATGTAGCAGTTATTGTAGTAGTAAGTGTTTTGGGATCGGCCATACTGATTGTCGCAGCAGTGGGTGCATTTAAGTTCTGGCAAAAGAGGAAGAGGGAGCAAGATCAAGCTCGGTTCTTGAAATTATTTGAAGAAGGAGATGACATTGAGGATGAGCTCCACCTCGATCATATCATATGA